The nucleotide sequence TATATTTCCCTAAAATTTGCATACCTAAACAGATTCCCAAAACATCTTTTTTACAATTTTTGATTAATTTTATTAAATTATCATTTTTTAATTTTTCTATTACAGAATTAGCAGAACCTACACCTGGTAAAAAAATTTTATCAGCATTTAAAATTAATTTTTTTTTATTTGTGATTTTTGCATTAAATCCTATTTTTTTTATAGTAGATTGTAAAGAGTAAAAATTACCACAGGATGTATCTAAAATAACGATTTTCAAATTAAAACTCCTTTTGAACTAGGAATTATAGTATTATTATTTACTATTTTTATAGCTTGTTTTAGTGAACATCCAAATGCTTTAAATAAACTTTCAATTTTATGATGATCATTATCTCCTGTTACTTTTAAATATATATTACATGCCATGGAATATGACAAAGAATAAAAAAAATGTTTAATCATTTCTGTACTTAAATCCCCAATTTTTTGATATTTAAATTTTACATCATATTGTAAATATGGTCTTCCTGATAAATCAATTGAACATTGGGCTAATGAATCGTCCATTGGTAATAAAAAACCAAATCTATTGATTCCTTTTTTATTACCAATTGCTTTAAAAAAAGTTTGTCCTAATGATATTGCGATATCTTCTATTGTATGATGATCATCAACATATAAATCTCCTTTACTATAAATATTTAAAATAAATCCTCCATGAATTGCTATTTGTTCTAACATATGGTTTAAAAAGTTAATTCCAGTATTAATATTATTATTCCCTTTTTTATCTAAAAATAATTCGACATATATTTTTGTTTCTTTTGTGATTCTTTTTATTGTAGCATATCTTTTTATTGGTGTTAATTTAGTTAAAATATCTAACCAATTACATTTTTGTTTATTATATAAAATACCATTAATTCCAATATTTTTTGCTAATGCAATATCAGTTAAACGATCTCCTATAACATAACTATTTATTTTATCTAAATAGTTATTTAAATATTGCTTTAATAATGTTGTTTTCGGTTTTCTACATATACAATTATCATAAGAATAATGAGGACAAATAAAAATATTTTCAAATTTAATACCTTGTGATTTAAAAATACTTATCATAAAATTATGAGGAATATTAAAAGACTTATAAGAAAAATTTTTACTACCTAATCCATCTTGATTTGTAATCATTACAAATAAATAAGAAAATTTTTTTAATTCTGATAATGCAATAATAACATTTTTTTCAAAAAATAATTTATTAATATTATCAACTTGATAATTTATTTTAGGTTCAGATATTAAAGTACCATCTCTATCTATAAAAAGTATTTTTTTTAACATATAATAAGGTCTTTTTTTATAAAATTTTAAAAAGATAATTTTTGTAATTCAAAAAGTAATTTTTTACATTCGATAAATGTTCCTATTGTAATTCTTAAACAATTATTTAATTTTTTTTCATGATTTTGGTTTCTTACAATAATTTTTTTTTTAATTAACTTTTTAAATATAATTTCAGAATTATGAAATTTTATTAAAATAAAATTAGTTGCACTATTAAATATATTTTTTATACAATTACATTTATTAAGATTTTTTATTAACCATTTTTTATTATTAATAATTGTTTTTACATTATTTTGCATAATAATTAAATTTTTTGAATTTAAAGCTTGTGTTGCAATATTTATAACAGGTTCTGGTATTGGATAAGGAGCAATTACTTTTACTAAAATATCAATAATATATTTATTTGTTAAAATAAATCCACAACGTAATCCTGCTAATGCAAATGCTTTTGATAAAGTCCTTAATATAATTAAATTATTATATTTATTTATAAAATTAGTTAAAGTTTGATCTATACAAAATTCAATATATGCTTCATCAATAACAACAATTATTTTATCTTTTGTTAATTTTAATAATTTTATTATATTATTTTTATCTATATAATTCCCAGTTGGATTATTAGGATTACAAATAAATATAATTTTAATATTACTAAGATTTTTTTTAATTTTATTTAAATCTAAATCCCAATTAATATTACTATTAATCATTAAATATTCTATATCTAATATTTCAGCAGTAACACGATACATATCATATGTTGGTGGACAAAATAATATTTTATCATCTTTTTTATTACAAAATGTACGTATAATTAAATCAATACCTTCATCAGCTCCTCTTGTAATTAAAATATTTTGAGTGGATAAATTAACATATTTACTATATAAATTAATTAGCTCTCTAGATTGTGGTTCTGGATATTTATTAAATATTTTTTTATTTAATGAAAAAATAGAAGTAATAGGAGATTCATTAGCATTTAATGTTATTAAATCATTATGATTATTTTTATATAAAGATCTTGCAGATTTATATGGAGTAAAATTTAGAATATTTTTTCTAATCATTTTATTAATATTATTATTTTTTTTTTGATCAAAATAATTTTTATTAATGTATTTTTTTCTTATTGTAATAGAATTACTATGACCTAATAAGTTTTCTTTTTTTGCCATAATTTCTACTGTATCAGAAATATTTAATAATCCTTGTTTTGTTAATTTTTGAACAGATATTCTTTTTTGAAAATCAGAAACTCCTAAACATGAATATGTTTTTGTATAACCATAAGTAGGTAAAACATGATTAGTTCCTGAAGCATAATCTCCTGCTGATTCAGGTGACCAATGATCTAAAAAAATTGATCCTGCATTAATAATTTTAGATAAAATTTTATTGTAATCATTACATTGAATAATTAAATGTTCAGGAGCATATTGATTAATTATTTGTATACATTCTTTAATATTATTAGCTATTATAATAAAACTATTATTAAGAGATTTTTTTGCTATATCTTTTTTAGGTAATTTTTCTAATTGTTTAGAAAGTTCTTTTTTTACTAATTTTGCTATTTTTTCGTCAATAGTAATTAAAAATACTTGTGAATCTACTCCATGTTCTGCTTGTGATAATAAATCTGCAACAATAAAATTGTAATTAGCAGATTTATCTGCTAAAATCATTAATTCTGATGGGCCTGCTGGCATATCAATAGATATATTTTTATAAGATTTATGTTGATTACTTACTTGTTTTTTAGCTTCAGTAACAAAAAAATTTCCTGGTCCAAAAATTTTATCTACTTTCTGAATAGATTCTGTTCCATAGGCCATTGCTGCTATAGCTTGTGCGCCACCTACCTGAAAAATATTTTCTATATTACATAAATATGCAGCAAATAAAATTTCATTAGAAATTGGAGCAGGAGAACATAATGTAATATTAGGACATAATGCTAGTTGAGCTGGGATACCTAACATTAATACTGTAGAAAATAAAGAAGATGTACCTCCTGGTATATATAATCCTATTTTTGATATAGGACGATAAATATGATAACAAAACACTCCAGGTATAATTTCAATTTTTTTTTTTTTTAAAATTTGATATTTATGAAATTTATATATATTATTATAAGCTTTTTTTATTGCGTTTTTAATATTTTTATCTATATGAAATTTTGAATTATATATTTTTTTTTTATCTATTTTTAGAGTATTAATGTGTAATTTATCAAATAAAAAATTATATTTTTTTAACGCACTATCTCCTTCATGTTTAACTTTTTCTAAAATATGTGTTACTTTTTTTTTAATATTTTTATTTATTAAAAATATCGGTCTAGATAATATTTTTTTTTTCTGTTCTTGACTATATTTATGCCAATAAATTAAATTATTTAAAATATTCATTTTATTACTCCATTATTTTTTCAATAGGTAAAACTAAAATAGCATTTGCACCTAATAATTTTAATTCTTCTATTTTTTCCCAAAATAATGTTTCACTACATACCATATGTATAACTACATTTTCAATATTTCTTATTAATGGTAAAATAGTAAGATTCTGTACACATGATAATAATGACATTACTTTTTTTAATTTTTTATTAGGAATATGAAAAATTATATATTTAGATTCTCTTGCTTGAATAACTCCTTTAATTCTTGCTAATAATTTATTGACTAATTGTTGTTTAAAATTAGTTATTTTATCATAACGTTGTATTAAACATGCTTGTGAAATATATATAATTTCTACTTCCTTAATTCCATGTGCTTCTAATGTGGCTCCTGTTGAAACTAAATCACAAATAGCATTAGATAGACCTAATCTAGGTGCTAATTCTACCGATCCATTTAACATACAAGATTTAAATGTAATATGATGTTTATCAAGATATTTTTTTAATAAATTAGGATAAGAAGTTGCAATACAAGTATTTTGTAAAGATTGTAATCCTGTATAATTTTTATTAATAGGTATTGCTATAGATAATCTACATATACCAAAATTTAATTTACGTAATGTTAAATAATTTGCATGATCCCCTCTTGCTAATCTAGTTAAAACTTCCTCTTCTAAAACATTTTGCCCAATAATACCTAAATCAACAACACCTTCCATAATTAAACTAGGAATATCATCATCACGTACTCTTAAGATATCAATCGGCATATTTTCTGCAAATGCTATTAATTTTTGTTGTTGTAAATTAATTTTTAGACCACAATTTTTTAATAGTTTACTAGATTCATTACTTAAACGCCCAGATTTTTGCATAGCTATGCGTAAACGATTGTTATCCGGCATACTTTTATCCTTTTTTTTAAAAAATTTAAAATTTTTAAAAATTAATTTTATGTTAAAAATTAATTATTTTAATTAAACTTAAATAAATTATAAAAAAATAACAACTATTTTTCTTAAAATCTTATTTCATAATTTAAACTATACATTTTTTATATATCCTGAATCCTGATTTAAAGGATTTTTAGCTGAAATACGAGCTAATTTATCACATTTATTATTCATTATATTATATGAATGACCTTTTATCCATTTCCAGTAAATATTATGCTTAGATAAAGATAATTCTAATCTTTTCCATAAATCAATATTTTTTACTATTTTTTTGTTATTACGTATCCAATTATATTTTTTCCAATTATACAACCATGTTGTAACTCCTTTTTTTAAATAATTACTATCAGTAAATAAATAAATATTACAATTTTCTTTTAAAGATTCTAATGCAATAATAGAAGCCATTAATTCCATTCTATTATTAGTTGTAAAAAAAAAACCTTTAGTTAAAATTTTTTCATATTTATGATATTGTAATATAGCAGCACAACCTCCAGGTCCAGGATTATATAGACAAGAACCATCAGTAAAAATATTTATATTTTTATACATATAATTTTATTAAAATTTATATTATTTATATAACAAATATGAAAAAAACTAATATACGTCAAGTAGTTTTAGACACAGAAACAACAGGAATGAATTTATCTTATCCCTATTATATAGGACATCGTATTATAGAAATAGGTATTATCGAAATAATTAATCGTAATATTACTCAAAATTATTTTCATACATATATAAATCCACAAAAAATTATAAGTAAAGAAGCATTTAGTATTCATGGTATTTCTAATAAATTTTTATCTAAAAAACCTATTTTTTCTGATATATTAGATAATTTTCTTAATTTTATTAAAGGTGCAGAACTTATTATTCATAATGCTCAATTTGATATTAATTTTTTAAATTATGAATTATCATTATTAAAAAAAAAAACACCTAAAATTGAAGATATTTGCATAATAACAGATACACTTAAAATAGCTCGTAATATTTTTCCCGGAAAAAGAAATTCGTTAAATTCATTATGTAATAGATTTAATATTAATATAAGTAAACGTAATTTACATGGAGCTTTATTAGATGCAAAATTATTAGCTCATATTTTTTTATTTATGACAACTAAACAAAATTCATTTCAATTAGAATTTTTAAAAGAAAAAAATAGTATTTTTAAAAATAAAATAAAATTTTTAAATGCAAAATCAAAAATAAAAAAAACATTAGTTATAAACGCTTCTAAAAAAGAATTAAAATTACACCAATTACAATTAAATTTAATTAAAAATAAATATGGTTTTTCTTTATGGGAAAATAAAAATAAATAAAAAATTGACAATTTAAAATATTAAATATACCATAATAGTCTGATGGTGCGATAGTTCAGTTGGTTAGAATACCGGCTTGTCACGCCGGGGGTCACGGGTTCAAATCCCGTTCGCACCGTATAATTTATTTTAAAAAAAATTATATTAATCATTATTAATCCATAATACGCATGATTTTTCATATAATTCTAAATTATTTTTTAAAATATTAATTAAATCTGAACAAATTTCTTTTTTATTTATAAAATCATTAATCCAAAAAAAAACAGTAAAATTAATAGAATTATTAGTAATTTCATCAACAATAATATTAACAATCGAATTTTTTATTATTTTATCATTTACTGAAACAGTATCTAATAAAATTTTTTTAATTATATTAATGTCTTTTTGTATTAAATTTCGCGCAATACCTAAAGTAATTTTATTTCGATATTCATTAGATTTAGAAAAGTTTATTATATTCTCTGTAAGTATTTTACCATTAGGAACAGAGATAATAGTTCCATCAAATGTTTTAAAAAGAGTACAAAAAATTTCAACATTAGTAATTTTTCCAGTTACATTACCTATATTAATATAATCTCCAACTTTAAAAATACGGAATGTAATAATTAATAATCCTGATGCTAAATTTGATAAAGCACTTTGCCATGCTAAACCTATTACTAAACCAATAGTTCCAAAAGCAGCAAAAATTGATGATGTTTTTAATCCTATACTACTTAATGCACTAACTATGACAAATATAGTTAAACTATATTTAAAAATATTTGTAAGAAATCCAGTGGTAATTGGATCTATATTTCTAATAGTAAAAACATTTCTTGTAGTTTTAGTAACAATTTTTACTCCCCATAATCCAAAAAATAAAATCATACCTGCCAAAACAAAATGTTCACATTGATATAAAATAAAAACTCTATTTTGAAAAATCCACAATTTTATAAAATCTAATACACTAGTAAATTTATTCATATTTTATAATCCATTCTATGAAATAATTTATACTGATTTTTATAATTAAAATAATTTATTTTTTATAATATATTAATTGCATTTAATTCTTTAAATGTTTTTTCTAATCTTTTTTTCATAGAAATTTGAGATGCTCTAATCCATGATCTAGGATCATAATATTTTTTATTTGGTTTATTAAATCCTTCTGGATTCCCAAGTTGTGTTTGTAAATATTTTTCATATTTTTTATAAAAATTTAATACACCTTCCCAGGTAGCCCATTGAGTATCTGTATCAATATTCATTTTAACAACACCATAATTAATAGATTCTTTAATTTCTAATAATGAAGACCCTGAACCTCCATGAAATACAAAATTTATAGCATTATTGGGGATATTATGTTTTTTACTGATAAACTTTTGAGCATCTTTTAAAATTTTTGGTAATAATTTTACATGACCTGTTTGATATACTCCATGTACGTTTCCAAAAGATGCAGCAATTATAAATTGAGAACTAATTGGTTTTAGTTTTTCATAGGCATAATTAATGTCATAAGAATCAGTATATAATGATTTTTTAGTCATATTACTATTATCAATACCATCTTCTTCTCCACCTGTACATCCTAATTCTATTTCTAATGTCATTTGCATTTTTGACATTCTTTTTAAATAATGACTACAAATTTCAATATTATTTTTAATTGATTCTCTAGAAAGATCTATCATATGAGATGAGAATAAAGATTTTTTATGTATTAAATAATATTTTTCATTTTCATCTAATAAATTATCAATCCAAGATAATTTATTTTTTGGACAATGATCAGTATGTAAAATAACTGGAATACCATAATATTTAGCAATTTTATGAACATGTTTAGCCCCAGAAATAGCGCCAATAACAGGAGCTAGTCTAGGATTTATCATTTGTAATCCTTTACCTGCAATAAAAGAAGCTCCTGAATTAGAAAATTGAATAATAACTGAAGATCTTACCTTTGCTGCAGTTTCTAAAACTATATTAATAGAATCAGTACCAATACAATTAACAGCTGGTAAAGCAAATTTATTTTCTTTTGCTATTTTAAATATGGTTTGTAAATCATGACCAACAACAACACCAGGTTTTATATAATTTAAAATTTTAGACATAATATATATTTTAATCCTATTAAAATTTTAATTTTTAACAATTTTATTTTTTTTAAATAAAACGTTATGAAATATTTTCTAATATAGATATAACAGGTAATTTATTTCCTTCTATATATTTTAAAAAAGATCCTCCACCTGTAGAAATATAAGAAATTCTATCAAAAGAACTAAATAATTCTATTGCAGCTAAAGTATCTCCACCACCTACAATAGAAAAAGCATTACTATTTATAATAGTTTTAATAATAATTTCAGTTCCTTTTCTAAATTTTTTAAATTCAAAAACTCCAATAGGCCCATTCCATAATATGGTTCCAGCTTTTTTTAATTCGTATTTAATACTATTTATAGTTTTATTACCTATATCAAGAATTTTTTCATTTTTTAATATATTATTAATATTTGTATTTCTTATTAAAGATTCATCATTAATAGATGTACTAACCACACAATCAATAGGAATAATTATATTTTTGTATTTTTTACTTATTTTCTGAGCCAATAAAACTGCATTAGGTTCATATAATGAACTTCCAATATCATTATTTAATGATAATAACGTATTTGCTATTCCTCCTCCTACAATAACTTTTTCTGATAATTCACATAATTTTTTTAAAATATTAAATTTTGTAGATATTTTAGATCCACCTATAATAGAAATTATAGGTTTTATAGGATTATTTAAAAATTTATTTAAGTTTTTTATTTCATTTAATAATAAAAATCCTGCACAAGATTTTTTAGCAAAATTTATTACCCCATAAGTAGATGAATGCATACGATGTGCAGTAGCAAATGCATCCATTACGAATATATCACATAAAGATGCGTATTTTTTAGATAATTTTTTATTATTATTTTTCTCTCCGAGATTAAATCGTACATTTTCTAAAAGAATAATTTCATTATTTTTAAAATTACATCCGTTTAAATAATTTTTTTTTAAAACAACTTTATGATTTAAAATTTTTTCCAAAAATATAGCAATTTTTTTTAAAGAAAAAAAAGGGTTATATTTTCCTTCAATAGGTCTCCCTAAATGAGAAGCTAAAATAATTCTAGATTTTTTTTCTAAAGCATATTTTATAGTTGGTAATGACAATCTAATTCTAGTATCAGAAGTAATATTACCATTTTTATCTAAAGGTACATTAAAATCTGATCTTATTAACAAAATTTTATTTTTAATATTTAAATTTGCAATACTTAACATAAATAATTAATCCTATACCATAAAAAATTTAAAAATAATTAATTATATAATTTTAAAGGTTTTTTTTATTTTTAAAATAATATTTTCAACTGTAAAACCAAATTTTTGAAATAATTTTTCCGAAGATCCAGAACATCCAAATTTATTTATACCTATTACAATACCCTTTAAACCTACATATTTATACCAAAAATCTTTAGAACCAGCTTCAATAGCTATTCTATTTTTAATATGTTTAGGTAAAATATAATTTTGATATTCTTTTTTTTGTTTATCAAAAGTATCAGTAGATGGCATTGATATTACTCTGACTTTATATTTTAAGAAAGATAATTTTTTATATACTTTAATAGCTAATTCTACTTCTGAACCAGTAGCTATTAATATGATTTGTGGGTTTTTATCTAAACAATCTTTTAAAATATATGCTCCATATGAAATAAATGATATTTGTTTTTTATTTCTTTTTTGCGTAGGTAAGTTCTGTCTTGATAAAATCAAGATAGTTGGTTTATATACATTTTCAATACTAATTTTCCATGATATGGCTGTTTCAATTTTATCACATGGGCGCCAAATACTTATATTAGGAATGAGTCTTAAACTAGATAATTGTTCTATTGGTTGATGTGTTGGGCCATCTTCACCTAAACCAATAGAATCATGAGTATAAATCATTATATTTCTAATTTTCATTAAAGCAGCCATTCTTATAGCATTACGACAATAATCTGAAAAAACTAAAAAAGTAGCTGTATAAGGAATAAAACCCTTATATAAAGAGATTCCATTTGCAATTGCCATCATACCAAATTCTCTTACTCCGTAATAAATATAATTTCCATTTTTAAATTTATTAATTGGTTTAGAATTTTTTAAAATAGTTAAATTACTACTAGATAAGTCTGCAGAACCTCCTATTAATTCTGGTAATAATTTAGAATATTTTTGTAAAATATATTTAGATGATTCTCTTGTTGAGAAATTAGTATTAACATTATTTAATTTATAAATAAATTTATTTATTTCAGTATTCCAATTTTGGGGAAGAAGATTATTAATCCTTCTTTTAAATTCTTTAGCTAAAATAGGAAATTTATGACAATATTTTTTAAACATATTTTCCCATCTAGATTCTTTTATATTACCTATTTTTTTCGCATCCCATTTTTTATAAATGTCTAAAGGAATTTCAAAAGGTTTATAATTCCAATTTAAATTTTTTCTTGTTAAAATAACTTCCTCTTTACCTAAAGGAGCACCATGTGAAATATTTTTTCCTGATTTATTAGGTGAACCAAAAGCAATAATTGTATTACAAATTAATAAAGAAGGTTTTTCTTCTTTTAAAGATTTTGCTTGATTAATAGCTTTTTCTATTTTTTTAAAATTATGTCCATCTATATTTGATATAACATTCCAACCATAAGCTTCAAATCTTTTTTTAGTATTATCACTAAACCATCCTTTAACATTTCCATCTATAGAAATACCATTATTATCGTAAAAAACTATTAATTTTTTTAATTTTAATGTTCCAGCTAAAGAACATACTTCATGAGAAATACCTTCCATTAAACAACCATCACCTAAAAAAACATAGGTATAATGATTAATAATATTATAATTGGATCTGTTAAATTGTGAAGATAATGTTTTTTCAGCTATAGCCATACCAACAGCATTAGCTAATCCCTGACCTAATGGGCCAGTGCTAGTTTCAATATTAGGAGTACATCTAAATTCAGGATGCCCGGGAGTTTTTGAATTTAATTTTCTAAACTTTTTTAAATCAGAAATTGTTAAATTATATCCAGTTAAATGTAATAAACTATAAATTAACATAACACAATGACCATTGGATAATATAAATCTATCACGATTAATCCAGGTTGGATTATTAGGATTATGATTTAAATAATTGCGCCAAAGTACTTCTGCTATATCGGCCATTCCCATTGGGGCTCCAGGATGACCTGATTTAGAATTTTCTATAGCATCTATACTTAAAAATCTAATAGCATTAGCAAGATCTCTTCTAGAAGGCATAATATAAATTACTCCTAAAACTTAAATAAAACATTTTTTTAAAAAAATTATTTATATAAAGAAATATATACGTAAAATATTTTAAAATCTATTTTTATAATTTTAAAATTTTAAAAAAATAAAATTTATTAAAATTTTAATTTTTATATTTATTTTATTTTATTTGAATATATACTAATATAATTAGTTTATTTTTATTAAAAATAAAAGGTTATATTAATGACAGAG is from Enterobacteriaceae endosymbiont of Donacia bicoloricornis and encodes:
- the hisB gene encoding bifunctional histidinol-phosphatase/imidazoleglycerol-phosphate dehydratase HisB, with amino-acid sequence MLKKILFIDRDGTLISEPKINYQVDNINKLFFEKNVIIALSELKKFSYLFVMITNQDGLGSKNFSYKSFNIPHNFMISIFKSQGIKFENIFICPHYSYDNCICRKPKTTLLKQYLNNYLDKINSYVIGDRLTDIALAKNIGINGILYNKQKCNWLDILTKLTPIKRYATIKRITKETKIYVELFLDKKGNNNINTGINFLNHMLEQIAIHGGFILNIYSKGDLYVDDHHTIEDIAISLGQTFFKAIGNKKGINRFGFLLPMDDSLAQCSIDLSGRPYLQYDVKFKYQKIGDLSTEMIKHFFYSLSYSMACNIYLKVTGDNDHHKIESLFKAFGCSLKQAIKIVNNNTIIPSSKGVLI
- the hisC gene encoding histidinol-phosphate transaminase: MIRKNILNFTPYKSARSLYKNNHNDLITLNANESPITSIFSLNKKIFNKYPEPQSRELINLYSKYVNLSTQNILITRGADEGIDLIIRTFCNKKDDKILFCPPTYDMYRVTAEILDIEYLMINSNINWDLDLNKIKKNLSNIKIIFICNPNNPTGNYIDKNNIIKLLKLTKDKIIVVIDEAYIEFCIDQTLTNFINKYNNLIILRTLSKAFALAGLRCGFILTNKYIIDILVKVIAPYPIPEPVINIATQALNSKNLIIMQNNVKTIINNKKWLIKNLNKCNCIKNIFNSATNFILIKFHNSEIIFKKLIKKKIIVRNQNHEKKLNNCLRITIGTFIECKKLLFELQKLSF
- the hisG gene encoding ATP phosphoribosyltransferase produces the protein MPDNNRLRIAMQKSGRLSNESSKLLKNCGLKINLQQQKLIAFAENMPIDILRVRDDDIPSLIMEGVVDLGIIGQNVLEEEVLTRLARGDHANYLTLRKLNFGICRLSIAIPINKNYTGLQSLQNTCIATSYPNLLKKYLDKHHITFKSCMLNGSVELAPRLGLSNAICDLVSTGATLEAHGIKEVEIIYISQACLIQRYDKITNFKQQLVNKLLARIKGVIQARESKYIIFHIPNKKLKKVMSLLSCVQNLTILPLIRNIENVVIHMVCSETLFWEKIEELKLLGANAILVLPIEKIME
- the rnhA gene encoding ribonuclease HI: MYKNINIFTDGSCLYNPGPGGCAAILQYHKYEKILTKGFFFTTNNRMELMASIIALESLKENCNIYLFTDSNYLKKGVTTWLYNWKKYNWIRNNKKIVKNIDLWKRLELSLSKHNIYWKWIKGHSYNIMNNKCDKLARISAKNPLNQDSGYIKNV
- the dnaQ gene encoding DNA polymerase III subunit epsilon, with translation MKKTNIRQVVLDTETTGMNLSYPYYIGHRIIEIGIIEIINRNITQNYFHTYINPQKIISKEAFSIHGISNKFLSKKPIFSDILDNFLNFIKGAELIIHNAQFDINFLNYELSLLKKKTPKIEDICIITDTLKIARNIFPGKRNSLNSLCNRFNINISKRNLHGALLDAKLLAHIFLFMTTKQNSFQLEFLKEKNSIFKNKIKFLNAKSKIKKTLVINASKKELKLHQLQLNLIKNKYGFSLWENKNK
- a CDS encoding mechanosensitive ion channel domain-containing protein translates to MNKFTSVLDFIKLWIFQNRVFILYQCEHFVLAGMILFFGLWGVKIVTKTTRNVFTIRNIDPITTGFLTNIFKYSLTIFVIVSALSSIGLKTSSIFAAFGTIGLVIGLAWQSALSNLASGLLIITFRIFKVGDYINIGNVTGKITNVEIFCTLFKTFDGTIISVPNGKILTENIINFSKSNEYRNKITLGIARNLIQKDINIIKKILLDTVSVNDKIIKNSIVNIIVDEITNNSINFTVFFWINDFINKKEICSDLINILKNNLELYEKSCVLWINND
- the fbaA gene encoding class II fructose-bisphosphate aldolase, which produces MSKILNYIKPGVVVGHDLQTIFKIAKENKFALPAVNCIGTDSINIVLETAAKVRSSVIIQFSNSGASFIAGKGLQMINPRLAPVIGAISGAKHVHKIAKYYGIPVILHTDHCPKNKLSWIDNLLDENEKYYLIHKKSLFSSHMIDLSRESIKNNIEICSHYLKRMSKMQMTLEIELGCTGGEEDGIDNSNMTKKSLYTDSYDINYAYEKLKPISSQFIIAASFGNVHGVYQTGHVKLLPKILKDAQKFISKKHNIPNNAINFVFHGGSGSSLLEIKESINYGVVKMNIDTDTQWATWEGVLNFYKKYEKYLQTQLGNPEGFNKPNKKYYDPRSWIRASQISMKKRLEKTFKELNAINIL
- a CDS encoding phosphoglycerate kinase: MLSIANLNIKNKILLIRSDFNVPLDKNGNITSDTRIRLSLPTIKYALEKKSRIILASHLGRPIEGKYNPFFSLKKIAIFLEKILNHKVVLKKNYLNGCNFKNNEIILLENVRFNLGEKNNNKKLSKKYASLCDIFVMDAFATAHRMHSSTYGVINFAKKSCAGFLLLNEIKNLNKFLNNPIKPIISIIGGSKISTKFNILKKLCELSEKVIVGGGIANTLLSLNNDIGSSLYEPNAVLLAQKISKKYKNIIIPIDCVVSTSINDESLIRNTNINNILKNEKILDIGNKTINSIKYELKKAGTILWNGPIGVFEFKKFRKGTEIIIKTIINSNAFSIVGGGDTLAAIELFSSFDRISYISTGGGSFLKYIEGNKLPVISILENIS
- the tkt gene encoding transketolase: MPSRRDLANAIRFLSIDAIENSKSGHPGAPMGMADIAEVLWRNYLNHNPNNPTWINRDRFILSNGHCVMLIYSLLHLTGYNLTISDLKKFRKLNSKTPGHPEFRCTPNIETSTGPLGQGLANAVGMAIAEKTLSSQFNRSNYNIINHYTYVFLGDGCLMEGISHEVCSLAGTLKLKKLIVFYDNNGISIDGNVKGWFSDNTKKRFEAYGWNVISNIDGHNFKKIEKAINQAKSLKEEKPSLLICNTIIAFGSPNKSGKNISHGAPLGKEEVILTRKNLNWNYKPFEIPLDIYKKWDAKKIGNIKESRWENMFKKYCHKFPILAKEFKRRINNLLPQNWNTEINKFIYKLNNVNTNFSTRESSKYILQKYSKLLPELIGGSADLSSSNLTILKNSKPINKFKNGNYIYYGVREFGMMAIANGISLYKGFIPYTATFLVFSDYCRNAIRMAALMKIRNIMIYTHDSIGLGEDGPTHQPIEQLSSLRLIPNISIWRPCDKIETAISWKISIENVYKPTILILSRQNLPTQKRNKKQISFISYGAYILKDCLDKNPQIILIATGSEVELAIKVYKKLSFLKYKVRVISMPSTDTFDKQKKEYQNYILPKHIKNRIAIEAGSKDFWYKYVGLKGIVIGINKFGCSGSSEKLFQKFGFTVENIILKIKKTFKII